From one Aeropyrum camini SY1 = JCM 12091 genomic stretch:
- a CDS encoding carbohydrate ABC transporter permease: protein MGENPLEEVVGGSISRRLKIVIALALLLAGSPIILTYGLLILSSFSTNMVTDPLLTDFQPTLDNWIMFLRGQITYATGGLERNVIEMTLVTLTVAVGVALTATLVSLLAAYSISRMEFRGRGVFTAGLIMLHAFPGVALIIGVYMIFRIIGDILGVLGEEFYAIAYIILARAALEVPMAIWLFKGFFDKIPWELEWSALVDGASRVRVWWSILVPLVKPGIAAVLIFTFLAGWEEFIYFYVFLKPFGIDSLPTFIEEIVAAAENYQLTIIAAAGTFYLLPTIVFFILTQKLLLEAYSGGLKG, encoded by the coding sequence ATGGGTGAGAACCCTCTGGAGGAGGTTGTTGGTGGAAGCATCTCTAGGAGACTCAAGATCGTCATAGCCCTAGCCCTACTACTGGCCGGCAGCCCTATAATACTGACTTACGGGCTCCTCATACTGAGCAGCTTCAGCACCAACATGGTGACCGACCCGCTGCTCACCGACTTCCAGCCAACCCTCGACAACTGGATAATGTTCCTCAGGGGCCAGATAACCTACGCCACCGGAGGCCTCGAGAGGAACGTCATTGAGATGACCCTCGTAACACTAACAGTCGCCGTCGGCGTCGCACTAACCGCAACCCTAGTCTCCCTGCTAGCGGCCTACAGCATATCCAGGATGGAGTTCAGGGGGAGGGGGGTGTTCACGGCCGGGCTGATAATGCTCCACGCCTTCCCGGGGGTAGCGTTGATCATAGGAGTCTACATGATATTCAGGATAATAGGCGACATCCTAGGCGTGCTGGGGGAGGAGTTCTACGCCATAGCCTATATAATACTCGCCAGGGCGGCGCTGGAGGTGCCCATGGCCATATGGCTCTTCAAGGGCTTCTTCGACAAGATCCCCTGGGAGCTGGAGTGGAGCGCCCTCGTTGACGGCGCCAGCAGGGTTAGGGTGTGGTGGAGCATACTAGTGCCTCTAGTGAAACCGGGTATAGCTGCTGTACTCATATTCACATTCCTGGCTGGCTGGGAGGAGTTCATCTACTTCTACGTATTCCTCAAGCCATTCGGGATAGACAGCCTGCCCACCTTCATAGAGGAGATAGTGGCCGCTGCGGAGAACTACCAGCTAACCATAATAGCAGCGGCCGGGACGTTCTACCTCCTCCCGACCATAGTGTTCTTCATACTCACCCAGAAGCTACTGCTTGAAGCGTATAGCGGAGGGCTGAAAGGCTAG
- a CDS encoding DNA polymerase domain-containing protein: MGERLILDAEPLGGRLLQLTVASPGGGLEALNVGAAARAYLLPINTDASTLARGVEAEGVEAWVEDWLSPPRYDRLVEVVVVEGGWEGVGRVASALEARGVARRVNKYPGPLVEVLWRLGLRPGCPLGRVCGPLEDYEVLSLAVVEAYSWHGPISSPVEKPGRFKVVCGGWEEAVGSVDGALDVLRGCRPHVVVARSPVRLILEGSSRFREYMWFEPDRNLVGPRGLVVWMRLSWLPYTMAHGAPIGRVLTAAEAREAYRRRYLLDERAPRHERFRSLRSLVESDMPGAARLPEPGVYWGVVQLDYSSLYPRLISMYNISAETVDTPCENTLDPAPGYGGHRMCMDRRGLVSEVLGRLVALRDEARRRGLREEQEAIKWILVSGFGYLGFRNSLFGSIAAYETVTAAARRALAAAEEVAVEMGYRLIHSLVDSIFIQPVEPRGTPGEVAWEIERRTGVPVKIEAEYTWLYIPPTRRGHGAVNKYYGALESGGVKLKGVAAVRRDTPEIVREAQASAIARLAEARHPGEWPGAVERAWGEIGRYVKLLREGTPPIEKLVIERRVDPSSSRNTPWRRAWVKSPIQTPTVKYVVAGGGRPHPVWQGPPRSIDRLYYITLLQRAAEELPKQPRQRQP; encoded by the coding sequence GTGGGGGAGAGGCTCATACTTGACGCTGAGCCCCTCGGCGGCAGACTGCTCCAGCTAACAGTAGCATCGCCGGGCGGGGGGCTCGAGGCCCTGAATGTCGGGGCGGCGGCCCGCGCCTACCTACTCCCCATCAACACGGATGCCAGCACCCTGGCCAGGGGCGTGGAGGCGGAGGGTGTGGAGGCCTGGGTGGAGGACTGGCTGTCTCCCCCCAGGTATGACAGGCTGGTGGAGGTCGTTGTTGTGGAGGGCGGGTGGGAAGGGGTTGGGCGTGTGGCCTCGGCCCTCGAGGCCCGGGGAGTTGCTAGGAGGGTTAACAAGTATCCAGGCCCCCTGGTGGAGGTCCTCTGGCGCCTGGGCCTCCGCCCCGGCTGCCCCCTGGGCAGGGTGTGCGGCCCCCTCGAGGATTATGAGGTCCTGTCTTTGGCTGTCGTGGAGGCCTACTCCTGGCACGGCCCCATATCCAGCCCCGTGGAGAAGCCTGGACGGTTCAAGGTAGTGTGTGGAGGCTGGGAGGAGGCGGTGGGTAGTGTCGACGGGGCTTTGGATGTGCTCAGGGGCTGCAGGCCCCATGTAGTCGTTGCCAGAAGCCCGGTGAGGCTAATTCTGGAGGGTTCCTCCCGGTTCCGCGAGTACATGTGGTTCGAGCCCGACAGGAACCTGGTGGGGCCTCGGGGCCTCGTAGTGTGGATGAGGCTATCCTGGCTGCCCTACACAATGGCCCATGGAGCCCCTATAGGCAGGGTGCTGACCGCGGCTGAGGCTAGGGAGGCTTATAGGAGGAGGTACCTCCTGGACGAGCGTGCGCCCCGGCACGAGAGGTTCAGGAGCCTCAGGAGCCTTGTGGAGTCTGACATGCCGGGGGCTGCTAGACTGCCCGAGCCCGGTGTTTACTGGGGGGTTGTACAGCTGGACTACTCTAGCCTCTACCCGAGGCTCATCTCCATGTATAACATAAGCGCCGAAACTGTCGACACGCCGTGCGAGAACACCCTAGACCCCGCGCCCGGCTACGGGGGGCACAGGATGTGTATGGATAGGAGGGGGCTTGTATCCGAGGTCCTCGGCAGGCTTGTGGCCCTCAGGGACGAGGCCCGGAGGCGGGGGCTGAGGGAGGAGCAGGAGGCTATAAAGTGGATACTCGTCTCCGGCTTCGGCTACCTAGGCTTCAGGAACAGCCTCTTCGGCAGCATAGCGGCCTACGAGACTGTGACGGCCGCTGCCAGGAGGGCTCTGGCCGCTGCGGAGGAGGTGGCTGTGGAGATGGGGTATAGGCTCATACACTCCCTGGTAGACTCCATCTTCATACAGCCAGTGGAGCCCCGCGGCACCCCAGGGGAGGTCGCCTGGGAGATTGAGAGGCGGACTGGGGTTCCCGTGAAGATAGAGGCCGAGTATACGTGGCTCTACATACCTCCCACCAGGAGGGGCCACGGCGCGGTTAACAAGTATTACGGCGCCCTGGAGAGCGGGGGCGTGAAGCTGAAGGGGGTGGCGGCCGTCAGGCGGGACACGCCTGAGATAGTTAGGGAGGCGCAGGCGTCAGCCATAGCAAGGCTGGCGGAGGCCAGGCACCCCGGGGAGTGGCCCGGGGCCGTGGAGAGGGCGTGGGGGGAGATAGGGAGGTATGTGAAGCTTCTTAGAGAGGGCACACCGCCGATAGAGAAGCTGGTTATAGAGAGGAGGGTAGACCCCTCCTCCTCGAGGAACACGCCGTGGAGAAGAGCGTGGGTTAAAAGCCCCATCCAGACGCCCACGGTAAAATACGTTGTAGCCGGGGGAGGAAGACCGCACCCAGTATGGCAGGGGCCGCCCCGGAGTATAGACAGGCTATACTACATAACTCTCCTACAAAGGGCGGCCGAGGAGCTGCCCAAACAGCCCCGCCAACGCCAGCCATAG
- a CDS encoding XdhC family protein yields MGGGYRFDEESLREFVDMVSRLMEEEREFVIATVVSVRGSAAARVGSKGVILPDGTVKGWLGGWCSENALLTVALSALKEGRPKLVKLVMSGETLKQVSEDVIEVGTPCGGEVLVYLEPAYPKPHIPIFGHNEVTKTLSRLAQLLGFKVTVVDAAARPEDYPGARVLPSLDEAGVRLDRHTYPVLATMGRTDVDVEILLRILGKPVARVFLVASVNRAEEVLRRLARKGVPPEHLEKIESPAGIDLGASTPEELALSVLAGVVAARRGGSGRPMREVKGDPVAKVVRELRKKAEATPS; encoded by the coding sequence GTGGGAGGAGGCTACAGGTTCGACGAGGAGAGCCTCCGGGAGTTTGTGGATATGGTCAGCAGGCTTATGGAGGAGGAGAGGGAGTTCGTCATAGCCACCGTTGTCAGCGTGAGGGGCTCGGCGGCGGCGAGGGTGGGATCGAAGGGGGTTATACTACCCGACGGCACGGTAAAGGGGTGGCTTGGGGGGTGGTGTAGCGAGAACGCGCTGCTCACAGTAGCCCTCTCGGCCTTGAAGGAGGGGAGGCCGAAGCTTGTCAAGCTGGTCATGTCGGGCGAGACCCTTAAGCAGGTCTCCGAGGACGTTATAGAGGTGGGCACCCCATGCGGCGGAGAGGTGCTGGTCTACTTGGAGCCAGCCTACCCCAAGCCCCATATACCGATATTCGGCCATAATGAGGTCACGAAGACCCTCTCCAGGCTGGCCCAGCTGCTCGGTTTCAAGGTCACCGTGGTCGACGCTGCAGCGAGGCCGGAGGACTACCCGGGGGCCAGGGTTCTCCCCTCCCTGGACGAGGCCGGAGTAAGGCTGGACCGCCACACATACCCGGTCCTCGCCACAATGGGCAGGACAGACGTCGATGTGGAGATACTGCTCCGGATACTCGGCAAGCCTGTGGCTAGGGTCTTCCTAGTGGCTAGCGTGAACAGGGCGGAGGAGGTTCTAAGGAGGCTGGCGAGGAAAGGGGTGCCCCCGGAGCACCTGGAGAAGATAGAGAGCCCCGCGGGCATAGACCTGGGGGCCTCGACGCCGGAGGAGCTGGCCCTCAGCGTGCTGGCGGGCGTGGTAGCGGCTAGGAGGGGCGGTAGCGGCAGGCCGATGAGAGAGGTCAAGGGAGACCCCGTGGCCAAGGTGGTCAGAGAGCTTAGGAAAAAAGCCGAGGCTACCCCCTCTTAG
- a CDS encoding DUF488 family protein — protein MGREAYTLGHGSRSLEEIAGLAGSVGSRVVVDVRRWPRSRRYPWLSRESLEGFLRGRGLAYIHLPFLGGYRSFGRDVDPSLRSSFSCFESEGFNAYAAYLASSPAAWRGLEVIAYLAEAGARPVVMCSERLPWRCHRKVIADWLYNRGFKVFHVLERGRVVEHGGTRCVEMLSPRPGRV, from the coding sequence GTGGGTAGGGAGGCCTATACGCTTGGCCATGGCTCGAGGAGTCTGGAGGAGATTGCGGGTCTCGCCGGATCTGTGGGTTCTAGGGTTGTGGTTGACGTGAGGAGGTGGCCTAGGAGCAGGCGGTACCCATGGCTGTCTAGGGAGAGTCTGGAGGGTTTTCTCAGGGGCCGGGGCTTGGCTTATATCCACCTACCCTTCCTGGGTGGCTATAGGTCTTTCGGGAGGGATGTTGACCCTTCGCTGAGGTCCTCGTTCTCCTGCTTCGAGTCGGAGGGGTTCAACGCCTACGCAGCCTACCTCGCCTCGAGCCCCGCCGCCTGGAGGGGGCTGGAGGTTATAGCTTATCTGGCCGAGGCGGGGGCGAGGCCTGTTGTTATGTGTAGCGAGAGGCTTCCGTGGAGGTGCCACCGGAAGGTGATAGCCGACTGGCTCTATAACAGGGGTTTCAAGGTGTTCCACGTTCTGGAGCGGGGGAGGGTTGTGGAGCACGGGGGGACTAGGTGTGTGGAGATGCTCTCCCCCCGGCCAGGCAGGGTCTAG
- a CDS encoding ABC transporter substrate-binding protein: MGFQTNRTTIYIAAAIVLIVIIAAAVYIATRQAPETVETETGTAAETTPATKTEAEAVELKPLTGNVREDIVNIARFLSANGVTEAKYRVHGSGDPNSIMRVYGIVEAAARLNKILEDEGVNFKIVIEDIKFSANADEPAKVFQQSFPLKQEADIIAVSYRWISTFAKEGYLLDITDYANAYMGTELEDYYDSLWSSVTYKGRIYALPQDTEARPLYILKPVMECLGYDAWDIAKKIDSGEYTWKDVMRIAKEAVDNGCSEWGVIHRKGSAHPDLVQFYYAFGGEFTGSNPDKLYLNLEALYKWLAVEYALARNGLTPENMLEWDWAKQIHPTIVSAKTAFDIGGTWYWTEWQTKKYYTDPQTGEQRGLTPEEVKERFAYSLFPAGEPGKKPVTLSQPFVWMISANAGKLNPKYDDLKEAYHRIAFLLILKANDPDLVAIHSIVSAHIPIREKAAQLMDDQQFVNKLAQGNLDMFISDEARQAFVDIAKKTAHPINIEFLKSVTYMLEYTHIPPLHPSYQPLAEFFKDAVDFVLKGQMTPEEATNYVVQKIQADPELAETIEIVGSIPTGWEISP; this comes from the coding sequence ATGGGATTCCAGACTAACAGGACCACTATCTACATAGCGGCAGCCATTGTCCTCATAGTTATCATAGCGGCAGCCGTCTACATAGCAACGAGGCAAGCTCCCGAGACTGTTGAAACCGAGACAGGTACCGCGGCGGAGACAACCCCTGCTACCAAGACTGAGGCCGAGGCGGTTGAGCTTAAACCTCTCACCGGCAATGTACGGGAGGACATAGTCAACATAGCACGCTTCCTATCTGCGAACGGAGTCACAGAGGCTAAATACAGGGTTCACGGTTCCGGCGATCCAAACAGCATTATGAGGGTTTACGGTATAGTGGAGGCTGCGGCGAGGCTTAACAAGATACTTGAGGATGAGGGCGTCAACTTCAAAATAGTTATAGAGGATATAAAGTTCTCTGCCAACGCCGACGAGCCCGCGAAGGTTTTCCAGCAGAGCTTCCCCTTGAAGCAGGAGGCTGATATAATTGCAGTTAGCTACAGGTGGATATCCACATTCGCCAAGGAGGGATACCTGCTTGATATAACTGACTATGCGAACGCCTACATGGGGACCGAGCTAGAGGACTACTACGACAGCCTCTGGAGCAGCGTCACCTACAAGGGGAGGATTTACGCCCTCCCCCAGGACACAGAGGCCAGGCCCCTTTACATACTGAAGCCTGTTATGGAGTGCCTCGGCTACGACGCATGGGATATTGCGAAGAAGATCGACTCAGGCGAGTATACATGGAAAGACGTGATGAGGATTGCCAAGGAGGCTGTGGATAACGGCTGCTCCGAGTGGGGTGTTATACACAGGAAGGGGAGTGCCCACCCCGACCTGGTGCAGTTCTACTACGCCTTCGGTGGTGAGTTCACCGGCAGCAACCCGGACAAGCTCTACCTAAACCTTGAGGCCCTCTACAAGTGGCTCGCAGTAGAATATGCCCTGGCCAGGAACGGCCTCACCCCGGAGAACATGCTGGAGTGGGACTGGGCAAAGCAGATACACCCAACCATAGTGTCGGCTAAGACGGCGTTCGACATAGGAGGCACCTGGTACTGGACCGAGTGGCAGACCAAGAAGTACTACACAGACCCACAGACTGGTGAGCAGAGGGGCTTGACTCCTGAGGAGGTGAAGGAGAGGTTCGCATACAGCCTCTTCCCCGCGGGAGAGCCTGGCAAGAAGCCTGTAACCCTCAGCCAGCCCTTTGTCTGGATGATAAGCGCCAACGCTGGTAAGCTTAACCCGAAGTACGACGATCTGAAGGAAGCTTATCATAGAATAGCGTTCCTATTGATACTGAAGGCTAACGATCCCGACCTCGTGGCCATCCACAGCATAGTGAGCGCCCACATACCCATAAGGGAGAAGGCTGCCCAGCTGATGGACGACCAGCAGTTTGTAAACAAGCTAGCCCAGGGTAACCTGGACATGTTCATCTCCGACGAGGCCAGACAAGCTTTCGTCGACATAGCGAAGAAGACTGCACACCCGATTAACATAGAGTTCCTGAAGAGCGTCACCTACATGCTCGAGTACACCCACATACCGCCGCTGCACCCGTCCTACCAGCCTCTGGCCGAGTTCTTCAAGGATGCAGTGGACTTCGTGCTGAAGGGCCAGATGACTCCCGAGGAGGCGACGAACTACGTCGTCCAGAAGATACAGGCAGACCCCGAGCTCGCCGAAACCATAGAAATAGTCGGCAGCATACCTACTGGATGGGAGATAAGCCCCTAG
- a CDS encoding nucleotidyltransferase family protein has protein sequence MEGLDTLMALSAAGVLRPRSGVFAVVLAAGLSRRMGFNKLLAPLCGKRVLWHVLELVAGFEGVLEGAVVVTNSEVAEVLGRERPPGRPGFFRVVVNREPWKGLSSSVKLGVEAAPRARAYLFFNGDRPFVSRLTVARVLALYMARRPLIAAPMAGGAIAPPVVVDSRLRGELLRLSGDTGVRSLFGKYRGRMEVVEVDDPGLHLDIDTPEDLDRASRKCSRLAGESGEES, from the coding sequence ATGGAGGGTCTCGACACCCTGATGGCACTATCCGCGGCGGGCGTGCTCAGGCCCAGGTCAGGGGTATTTGCCGTAGTGCTCGCTGCGGGCCTCTCGAGGAGGATGGGGTTTAACAAGCTGCTCGCACCCCTCTGCGGGAAGAGGGTTCTGTGGCACGTTCTAGAGCTTGTAGCGGGTTTTGAGGGTGTTCTGGAGGGTGCGGTTGTTGTTACGAACAGCGAGGTAGCCGAGGTCCTGGGGAGGGAGAGGCCTCCGGGGAGGCCGGGGTTCTTCAGGGTTGTGGTGAACCGGGAGCCGTGGAAGGGTTTGAGCAGCTCCGTCAAGCTAGGGGTTGAAGCCGCCCCCAGGGCCAGGGCCTACCTGTTCTTCAACGGCGACAGGCCTTTCGTCTCTAGGCTCACGGTCGCCAGGGTCCTCGCCCTCTACATGGCCAGGAGGCCGCTTATAGCGGCCCCCATGGCTGGCGGGGCTATAGCCCCTCCCGTAGTCGTGGACTCCAGGCTGCGGGGCGAGCTGCTTAGGCTCTCGGGGGATACCGGGGTTAGGAGCCTCTTCGGGAAGTACAGGGGGCGCATGGAGGTCGTGGAGGTTGACGACCCCGGGCTACACCTTGACATAGACACTCCGGAGGACCTGGATAGGGCTTCGAGAAAATGCTCTAGGCTAGCCGGTGAGTCTGGGGAGGAGTCTTAG
- a CDS encoding carbohydrate ABC transporter permease, with amino-acid sequence MRLDRLFTLAFFLGPALLIVITFFFLPLLLTVYTSFTNMRNWNVDAYLFDIVGLYNYKVLIHFAKYDPMFRNALITTVVFVAVTLVVNVLGGLTLAILTFFLEERISIHYRLLWLLPRMTPVAVYSLLWYYFFHSDAIGTLNRILLLAGVIEKPINWGSYMLPLGTWSILIFVNGLVGVSFGMIVFYSAIRSIPWEYFAAARVDGASNLTIVRRIIVPMIRWHLLFVTVWQMLSLLTTYTHIFLLYEWGVVDRTWGQTWSLLVFNLAFLPVGELRQGLAAAAATVLVVIGAILGLITLRILGFQRMITKPRGDI; translated from the coding sequence TTGAGGCTAGATAGGCTCTTCACACTGGCTTTTTTCCTGGGCCCCGCTCTACTGATCGTGATTACGTTCTTCTTCCTCCCCCTGCTTCTGACTGTTTACACCAGCTTCACTAACATGAGGAACTGGAACGTCGACGCCTATCTCTTCGACATTGTTGGCCTATACAATTATAAGGTGCTCATACACTTTGCCAAGTACGATCCGATGTTTAGGAACGCCCTTATAACCACTGTGGTTTTCGTCGCAGTCACACTAGTCGTCAACGTGCTTGGGGGCCTGACTCTAGCCATACTGACGTTCTTCCTCGAGGAGAGGATATCGATACACTACAGGCTCCTATGGCTTCTGCCGCGTATGACGCCCGTGGCGGTATACAGCCTGCTATGGTACTACTTCTTCCATAGCGACGCTATAGGAACGCTGAACAGGATACTCCTGCTAGCAGGGGTTATAGAGAAACCTATAAACTGGGGCAGCTACATGCTCCCCCTAGGCACATGGTCTATACTCATATTCGTCAACGGCCTAGTCGGGGTTAGCTTCGGCATGATCGTGTTCTACAGCGCCATAAGGAGCATACCCTGGGAGTACTTCGCGGCCGCGAGGGTTGACGGCGCCTCGAACCTAACGATAGTCAGGAGGATAATAGTCCCGATGATAAGGTGGCACCTCCTCTTCGTGACCGTCTGGCAGATGCTGAGCCTCCTAACAACCTACACCCACATATTCCTCCTCTACGAGTGGGGCGTGGTTGACAGGACCTGGGGCCAGACCTGGAGCCTGCTAGTGTTCAACCTAGCCTTCCTTCCGGTGGGAGAGCTGAGGCAGGGGCTGGCCGCTGCAGCGGCTACCGTGCTTGTTGTGATAGGCGCTATCCTGGGCCTCATCACACTTAGGATACTCGGGTTCCAGAGGATGATAACAAAGCCTAGAGGTGACATATGA
- a CDS encoding pyridoxal phosphate-dependent aminotransferase, whose product MPRENPTLDVQERVLEIEGETAFAYLAVARKLAQEGRRVISFGIGQPDFPTPLHIREAAKKALDEGFTGYTETAGIPELREAIAWYLNSRYGADVSPDEVIATTGAKTAIFLGMALYLRPGDEVIIPDPSYYAYAQVAKLFGAKPVYVPMRFEPGLGFRFDIEAIERAVNERTRMIVINNPHNPTGSVFPPEQVETIHEIARRRGIIILADEIYDNFLYTDKPFKSTLSLPDWRDNLVYVNGFSKTFSMTGWRLGYVVLRSEVIPKALDLAVTIYSCPPSIAQKAGVAALKGDWGPVREMVDEFRRRARILHDILSQAEGIEPYLPEGAFYMFPRVAGLLKKTGLNVEQLAEKLLYNYGVLVLPGTSFPENVGREHVRLSFATATSDVKEGAEIIVRASRELSRG is encoded by the coding sequence TTGCCCCGGGAGAACCCCACACTGGATGTTCAGGAGAGGGTTTTGGAGATAGAGGGTGAGACTGCATTCGCATACCTCGCCGTGGCGAGGAAGCTCGCTCAGGAGGGCAGGCGCGTTATAAGCTTCGGCATAGGCCAGCCCGACTTCCCCACGCCCCTCCATATCAGGGAGGCGGCTAAGAAGGCTCTGGACGAGGGTTTCACAGGCTATACGGAGACCGCCGGGATACCTGAGCTGAGGGAGGCCATAGCATGGTACCTAAACTCTAGGTACGGCGCGGACGTCTCCCCCGACGAGGTTATAGCGACTACTGGGGCTAAGACGGCTATATTCCTGGGTATGGCTCTCTATCTCAGGCCTGGGGACGAGGTTATAATACCCGACCCCAGCTACTACGCCTACGCGCAGGTCGCCAAGCTCTTCGGCGCGAAGCCTGTGTACGTGCCCATGAGGTTCGAGCCGGGCCTTGGCTTCAGGTTTGATATAGAGGCTATAGAGAGGGCTGTGAACGAGAGGACTAGGATGATAGTTATAAACAACCCTCACAACCCGACGGGAAGCGTGTTCCCCCCCGAGCAGGTTGAAACCATCCACGAGATAGCGAGGAGGAGGGGGATAATCATACTTGCCGACGAGATCTACGACAACTTTCTCTACACTGACAAGCCGTTCAAGAGCACCCTATCCCTCCCCGACTGGAGGGATAACCTAGTCTACGTCAACGGGTTCAGCAAGACCTTCAGCATGACCGGCTGGAGGCTTGGATACGTGGTGCTCAGGAGTGAGGTCATACCGAAGGCCCTAGACCTCGCGGTCACCATATATAGCTGCCCCCCAAGCATAGCCCAGAAGGCCGGTGTAGCCGCCCTAAAGGGCGACTGGGGGCCTGTGAGGGAGATGGTCGACGAGTTCAGGAGAAGGGCGAGAATACTCCACGACATACTATCCCAGGCCGAGGGTATAGAGCCTTACCTACCGGAGGGCGCCTTCTACATGTTCCCCCGCGTAGCCGGCCTCCTAAAGAAGACCGGGCTCAACGTTGAGCAGCTAGCCGAGAAACTGCTATACAACTACGGAGTCCTCGTCCTGCCTGGCACCAGCTTCCCTGAGAACGTTGGGAGGGAGCACGTGAGGTTGAGTTTTGCCACCGCAACAAGCGACGTGAAGGAAGGGGCGGAGATAATAGTCAGGGCTTCTAGGGAGCTCTCCAGAGGCTAG
- a CDS encoding CoxG family protein: protein MKVRYEGSFEVSKTPEEVFEFLTDPRRFSRAFPGFKSVEVDDGTFTIELRLSLGPLRGDARVKASFEDLEKPSRATVRGSGRGAGSTLDFTLTFTVEPSGGGSRVSWVFEGNVGGLAASMGGRVLDSLARRMINDVIAGVKRELGEAG from the coding sequence TTGAAGGTTAGGTATGAAGGCTCCTTCGAGGTCTCTAAGACTCCTGAGGAGGTTTTCGAGTTCCTCACCGACCCACGCAGGTTCTCCCGCGCCTTCCCAGGTTTCAAGTCCGTCGAGGTCGACGACGGAACGTTCACCATAGAGCTCAGGCTGAGCCTAGGACCTCTCCGCGGGGATGCGAGGGTTAAGGCCTCATTCGAGGACCTGGAGAAGCCTAGCAGGGCCACGGTGAGGGGCTCGGGCAGGGGCGCTGGCAGCACCCTCGACTTCACCCTAACCTTCACAGTAGAGCCCTCCGGAGGGGGCAGCAGGGTCAGCTGGGTTTTCGAGGGCAATGTAGGAGGCCTCGCTGCCAGCATGGGGGGCAGGGTGCTCGACAGCCTGGCAAGGAGGATGATAAACGACGTGATAGCGGGGGTGAAGAGGGAGCTGGGCGAGGCGGGCTAG
- a CDS encoding DNA-3-methyladenine glycosylase, whose amino-acid sequence MDRLLPKSFYHRQPDIVARELLGKILVSCTSGACMRCMVTEAEAYFGECDPASRARRGRGRIWRALHGEPGRALVYGMHRQWLLNIVAHNEGMAGAVLLRSCQPLEPPSLEPPPIGPGRLSRALSIGKEHDGVPLYSSSSPLRIEDPPGEVVHSIGCSGRVGVAEDLELPLRFYIVGSRFVSRARVSPPPRPCLAGGRASPHT is encoded by the coding sequence GTGGATAGGCTCCTGCCCAAGAGTTTTTACCATAGACAGCCCGACATTGTGGCTAGAGAGCTGCTGGGCAAAATCCTTGTCTCCTGCACCAGCGGAGCATGTATGAGGTGTATGGTGACGGAGGCTGAGGCCTACTTCGGCGAGTGCGACCCCGCCTCCAGGGCCAGGAGGGGTAGGGGAAGGATATGGAGGGCCCTCCATGGGGAGCCTGGGAGGGCTCTGGTTTACGGTATGCATAGACAGTGGCTGCTCAACATAGTAGCCCACAACGAGGGTATGGCCGGGGCGGTGCTGCTGAGGTCCTGCCAGCCCCTCGAGCCGCCGAGCCTAGAACCCCCTCCCATAGGGCCTGGGAGGCTATCTAGGGCCCTCTCAATAGGCAAAGAGCATGACGGAGTCCCGCTCTACTCTAGCAGCTCCCCCCTGAGGATTGAGGACCCTCCGGGGGAGGTGGTGCACAGTATAGGGTGCTCTGGCCGTGTGGGCGTAGCCGAGGACCTAGAACTCCCCCTCAGGTTCTACATAGTGGGAAGCCGCTTCGTCTCTAGGGCCCGGGTCTCTCCACCCCCTAGACCCTGCCTGGCCGGGGGGAGAGCATCTCCACACACCTAG